One genomic window of Pseudomonas chlororaphis subsp. piscium includes the following:
- a CDS encoding TonB-dependent receptor, with the protein MRVSSRTGVHAASRLALAIHLGAAGLLLDAGLVHAAPSAAVAGAEQPSRLMFDIPAQALDSAVLAFAEQAGLQVLFDSQRLKGLHSSPLKGSYSVQEGLARLLGNAPVEYRFTGDSQVTLNRVAAEHQGALALATTTVSGNLEGRKSDWVYSAPRSMSVVSREQIDRNPPRHAADMLEETSGVYSAVSQQDPGLSVNIRGIQDYGRVNMSVDGMRQNYQQSGHQQRNGTLYVDPELLSEVVIEKGATSSMGGAGVIGGIANFRTLEARDLINPGEEMGGRIRLTSGLGGRSNGTHFIGSSAFAIGTEVWDMLVAASERHLGDYDPGTRGSIGELRTGGWRDPSINDRVKNSPVAYSGSVMRSRLAKLGLNLPQDQRLQFSYLTTQVSYDDANMLNTEKDQLWEKLGSSDVRSQNFALDYSYTPDNPLVDFKAKLYYVDNRNDQSTLQRGITPGYSITYQTDTYGAQAQNTSTFALGELSTLKANYGLEFFYDKVRPDSSQPVASGSAVNAPASEGMTPKGDRALGSLFARLDYDYDGWLNLNAGLRYDRYRLRGDTGINTRTFILGTTRQTTVPVNYDVDTEEGRFSPTFGLSIKPGVEWLQLFASYGKGWRPPAITETLITGRPHGGGAESMYPNPFLRPERSTTWEAGVNLFKENLWFDDDRLGIKVAYFDTRVEDFIFMNMGMQPPGYGMAGIGNSAYVNNLQDTRFKGVEYQLDYDAGRAYGQLAYTHMIGSNDFCSKTAWLGGVTQTVKNSTAGRAPVVGMRPDEQANSASHCSAILGSAEHMPMDRGTLTLGARFFERKLDIGARARYSAGYSEGGSNTRTTTSVYPADWKSYTVYDLYGSYRATEELTLRLAMENVTDRAYLVPMGDVLAFTLGRGRTLQGTLEYQF; encoded by the coding sequence ATGAGGGTAAGCAGTCGCACTGGAGTTCACGCCGCAAGCCGCTTGGCCCTGGCCATTCACCTGGGCGCCGCGGGGCTGCTGCTCGATGCCGGCCTGGTGCACGCGGCGCCGAGTGCCGCGGTTGCCGGCGCCGAGCAGCCAAGCCGCCTGATGTTCGACATTCCTGCGCAAGCCCTGGACAGCGCCGTGCTGGCCTTCGCCGAACAGGCCGGGCTGCAAGTGCTGTTCGACAGCCAGCGCCTCAAGGGCCTGCACAGCTCGCCGCTCAAGGGCAGCTACAGCGTCCAGGAAGGCCTGGCGCGGCTGCTGGGCAATGCGCCGGTGGAATACCGCTTCACCGGCGACAGTCAGGTCACCCTGAACCGTGTCGCGGCCGAGCACCAGGGCGCTTTGGCTCTGGCCACCACCACTGTGTCCGGCAATCTCGAAGGGCGAAAAAGCGACTGGGTCTACAGCGCGCCGCGTTCGATGAGCGTCGTCAGCCGTGAGCAGATCGACCGCAACCCGCCCCGGCACGCGGCGGACATGCTGGAAGAAACCAGCGGCGTGTATTCGGCGGTCAGCCAGCAGGACCCCGGCCTGTCGGTGAACATCCGCGGCATCCAGGATTACGGCCGGGTCAACATGTCGGTCGACGGCATGCGCCAGAACTACCAGCAGAGCGGCCACCAGCAACGCAACGGCACCCTGTATGTCGACCCCGAGCTGCTTTCCGAGGTGGTGATCGAGAAGGGTGCGACCTCCAGCATGGGCGGTGCCGGGGTGATCGGCGGGATCGCCAATTTTCGTACCCTGGAAGCCCGCGACCTGATCAATCCGGGCGAGGAAATGGGCGGGCGCATTCGTCTGACCAGCGGCCTGGGCGGGCGCAGCAACGGCACGCACTTTATCGGCAGTTCAGCCTTCGCCATCGGCACCGAAGTCTGGGACATGCTGGTCGCCGCCAGCGAGCGGCACCTGGGCGACTACGATCCGGGGACCCGCGGCAGCATCGGCGAACTGCGTACTGGTGGCTGGCGGGACCCTTCGATCAACGACCGGGTAAAGAACTCGCCGGTGGCCTACTCCGGTTCGGTGATGCGCTCGCGCCTGGCCAAGCTCGGGCTGAACCTGCCCCAGGACCAGCGCCTGCAGTTCAGCTACCTGACCACCCAGGTGTCCTACGACGACGCCAACATGCTCAACACCGAGAAGGACCAGCTGTGGGAGAAGCTGGGCAGCAGCGATGTGCGCTCGCAGAACTTCGCCCTCGACTACAGCTACACCCCGGACAACCCGCTGGTGGACTTCAAGGCCAAGCTCTATTACGTCGACAACCGCAACGACCAGAGCACCCTGCAACGGGGCATCACCCCCGGTTATTCGATCACCTACCAGACCGACACCTACGGCGCCCAGGCGCAGAACACCTCGACCTTCGCCCTCGGCGAGCTGTCGACGCTCAAGGCCAACTACGGCCTGGAGTTCTTCTACGACAAGGTGCGCCCGGACTCCAGCCAGCCGGTGGCGAGCGGTTCGGCGGTGAACGCCCCGGCCTCGGAAGGCATGACGCCCAAGGGCGATCGCGCGCTCGGCAGCCTGTTCGCCCGCCTGGACTACGACTACGACGGCTGGCTGAACCTGAACGCCGGGTTGCGCTACGACCGTTACCGGTTGCGCGGCGATACCGGGATCAATACCCGCACCTTCATTCTCGGCACCACCCGGCAAACCACGGTGCCGGTCAATTATGACGTGGACACCGAGGAAGGGCGTTTCTCGCCGACCTTCGGCCTGTCGATCAAGCCCGGCGTGGAATGGCTGCAACTGTTCGCCAGCTACGGCAAGGGCTGGCGTCCGCCGGCGATCACCGAGACCCTGATCACCGGCCGCCCCCACGGCGGTGGTGCCGAGAGCATGTACCCGAACCCCTTCCTGCGCCCGGAGCGTTCCACCACCTGGGAAGCCGGGGTCAACCTGTTCAAGGAAAACCTGTGGTTCGACGATGACCGGCTGGGGATCAAGGTCGCCTACTTCGACACCCGCGTCGAAGACTTCATCTTCATGAACATGGGCATGCAGCCCCCCGGCTACGGCATGGCCGGGATCGGCAACAGCGCCTACGTCAACAACCTGCAGGACACCCGCTTCAAGGGCGTGGAGTACCAGCTCGACTACGACGCCGGGCGTGCCTACGGGCAGTTGGCCTACACCCACATGATCGGCAGCAACGACTTCTGCTCGAAGACCGCGTGGCTGGGCGGGGTGACCCAGACCGTGAAGAACAGCACGGCCGGCCGCGCCCCGGTGGTCGGCATGCGCCCGGACGAGCAGGCCAACAGCGCCAGCCATTGCAGCGCGATCCTCGGCTCGGCCGAGCACATGCCGATGGACCGTGGCACCTTGACCCTGGGCGCGCGCTTCTTCGAGCGCAAGCTGGATATCGGCGCCCGGGCCCGCTACAGCGCGGGCTACTCGGAAGGCGGCAGCAACACCCGCACCACCACCAGCGTCTACCCCGCGGACTGGAAGTCCTACACCGTTTACGACCTGTACGGCAGCTACCGCGCCACCGAAGAACTGACCCTGCGCCTGGCGATGGAGAACGTCACCGACCGCGCCTACCTGGTGCCCATGGGCGACGTGCTGGCCTTCACCCTGGGGCGTGGCCGCACCTTGCAGGGCACCCTCGAATATCAGTTCTGA
- a CDS encoding FecR family protein: MNSQGPQERSITEAAADWAVRLHVGGLSAAEQAELEQWQARDPRHAQALAFARQTWDALGELRLEPQLAQPRRAPAARATAVHRPRRRRFLPRAASAAVLVLAVALGGWQGPQALLHMQADYLTGKGEVRTVQLADGSTVELDSSSAIRLDFNQTQRQVHLLAGSAVFDVAPMDGEESRPFVVESAGGQTRALGTRFVVGRESDRQAWVGVLQHSVAVSLDTPAQQGASERVLQEGQSARYNPLSGVVALEAVDLQRATGWRRGVLVFDRQPLALVIEQLNRYRPGRVLLGNDALAQRQVSGVFRLDMLDTALATLTRELQVRHFDLAGVSLIY; the protein is encoded by the coding sequence GTGAATAGCCAGGGTCCGCAAGAGCGCAGTATCACTGAGGCCGCCGCCGACTGGGCGGTGCGTTTGCACGTCGGTGGACTGAGCGCCGCCGAGCAGGCCGAGCTGGAGCAATGGCAGGCGCGGGACCCGCGCCATGCCCAGGCGCTGGCGTTTGCCCGGCAGACCTGGGACGCGCTGGGCGAGCTGCGCCTGGAGCCGCAACTGGCGCAACCGCGTCGGGCGCCCGCCGCCAGGGCCACGGCGGTTCACCGACCGCGCCGTCGGCGTTTCCTGCCGCGGGCGGCCAGCGCCGCGGTGCTGGTGCTGGCCGTCGCGCTCGGCGGGTGGCAAGGGCCGCAAGCCTTGCTGCACATGCAGGCCGACTACCTTACCGGCAAAGGCGAAGTACGCACCGTGCAGTTGGCCGATGGCAGTACCGTGGAGCTGGATTCGTCCAGCGCCATTCGCCTCGATTTCAACCAGACCCAGCGCCAGGTGCACTTGCTTGCCGGCTCCGCGGTGTTCGACGTGGCGCCCATGGACGGCGAGGAGAGCCGCCCTTTTGTGGTCGAGAGTGCCGGCGGGCAGACCCGCGCCCTGGGCACGCGCTTCGTGGTGGGGCGTGAGAGCGACCGGCAGGCCTGGGTCGGCGTGCTGCAACACAGTGTTGCCGTGAGCCTGGATACGCCGGCGCAACAGGGCGCTTCCGAACGGGTGCTGCAGGAAGGGCAGAGCGCGCGCTACAACCCGCTGTCGGGGGTGGTCGCCCTGGAGGCTGTCGATCTGCAACGGGCAACCGGCTGGCGTCGTGGCGTGCTGGTGTTCGATCGCCAGCCGTTGGCGCTGGTGATCGAACAGCTCAATCGTTATCGCCCCGGCCGGGTGCTGCTGGGCAACGATGCCCTGGCCCAGCGTCAGGTCAGCGGCGTGTTCCGCCTGGACATGCTCGACACCGCCCTGGCCACCCTGACCCGGGAACTGCAGGTGCGGCACTTCGATCTGGCCGGCGTCAGCCTGATTTACTGA
- a CDS encoding RNA polymerase sigma factor translates to MSDVDLKGLFLKHAATLRGYLARKVRDPQLAADLVQESFLRLAEQTRGERIDNSQGYLYRTANNLLIDHVRQEARRKTDTVPHEALAEIEDEQAGLEAQAMAQQQRKALKQAILELPPRTQEIFRLNRIEGMTHAEVARHLEISDSSVQKHLSRALAHVMQRLATGGRAADE, encoded by the coding sequence TTGTCGGACGTGGATCTCAAGGGGCTGTTTCTCAAGCATGCCGCTACCTTGCGTGGGTATCTGGCGCGCAAGGTACGGGACCCGCAGTTGGCCGCTGATCTGGTGCAGGAGAGTTTCCTGCGGCTGGCCGAACAGACGCGCGGCGAGCGCATCGACAATTCCCAGGGTTATCTCTACCGAACGGCGAACAATCTGCTGATCGACCATGTCCGTCAGGAAGCGCGGCGCAAGACCGACACCGTGCCCCATGAGGCCCTGGCCGAGATCGAGGATGAGCAGGCCGGTCTGGAGGCTCAGGCGATGGCGCAGCAACAGCGCAAGGCATTGAAGCAGGCCATTCTGGAGTTGCCGCCGCGCACTCAGGAGATTTTCCGCTTGAACCGGATCGAAGGCATGACCCACGCCGAAGTGGCCAGGCATCTGGAGATTTCCGACAGCTCGGTGCAGAAACACCTGTCCAGGGCCCTGGCCCATGTGATGCAGCGCCTGGCTACCGGCGGTCGGGCGGCCGACGAGTGA
- the aroQ gene encoding type II 3-dehydroquinate dehydratase produces MRPIVLVLNGPNLNLLGTREPATYGHETLADISAQCGRAAEEFGLTVEFRQTNHEGELLDWIHGARGRCAGILINPAAWTHTSVAIRDALVASELPVIEVHLSNVHAREPFRHHSFVSGIALAVMCGFGSHGYRLALAHFSQRFQGAQA; encoded by the coding sequence ATGCGCCCTATCGTTCTGGTGCTCAACGGCCCGAACCTGAACCTGCTCGGCACCCGCGAACCCGCCACTTACGGTCACGAGACCCTGGCCGACATTTCCGCCCAGTGCGGGCGTGCCGCCGAGGAGTTCGGCCTGACCGTGGAGTTTCGCCAGACCAACCACGAAGGCGAACTGCTGGACTGGATTCACGGCGCTCGTGGCCGTTGCGCCGGGATCCTGATCAACCCGGCGGCCTGGACCCACACCTCGGTGGCGATCCGCGATGCCCTGGTGGCCAGCGAACTGCCGGTGATCGAAGTGCACCTGTCGAACGTCCACGCCCGCGAACCCTTCCGCCATCACTCCTTTGTCTCGGGCATCGCCCTGGCGGTCATGTGCGGCTTCGGCAGCCATGGCTATCGCCTGGCACTGGCGCACTTCAGCCAGCGTTTTCAAGGAGCCCAGGCATGA